aacacaacaacaaaaacaacctctCACAGTCCAGTTTATTATTGTAAGAATAACAGAAAGAGTAGCAGAAGCCCGACACAGCAATCTGACTCATTtacacacttgtgtgtgtgtgtgtgtgtgtgtgtgtgtgcgtgcgtgcgttgTCAGGGTAatacaggcagagaggaggtgtTGTTTCTGCGGCTGTACCTCCTCCAGAGTCTCCTCTCCTACATCGAGGGGAACGACACTCAGGCCCGACACCAGCTGTCCAAAGTAACTGTTGTTTCTCTACAAATGATGTTCAcattgatatcactctcatgtctgtacagccagcagctggttagcttagcttagcataaagagcagctctaaagctcactgattaacacgtaTCTcgttatgttgttgttgtgtgcgtgcgtgtttgtgtgcgtgtgcgcgtgtgcgtgcgtgtgtgtgtgtgtgtgtgtgtgtgtgcgtgtgtgcgtgtgtgtgcgtgtgtgtgtgtgtgtgtgtgtgtcaggtggagTCTCTGTACAGCCGTCTGTGTCTGGACTCTGAGAAAATGGCTCAGCTGATGACGCTGGGTTTCACTGAGAGAGAAGCTCGACTCGGCCTCAGAGCCTGTCAGGGAGACCTGCAGGAGGCCGCCATCCACATCAGCAACCAGAGacaggtctcacacacacacacacacacttcctggtCATTTCTATAGATATCTGCAGATCATTTTCTCGATGAATCGATGAAAGGATGTTCGTCTCTGTTGTGTTTCGTGTTGATCAGGAGCGAGAGGAgctgaagcagagggagaggcagaagaggagcaggaggatgGAGGTCATCTCCACCCTCACAGAGCTGGGATACTCCAGGAGAGACGCTGCCACGGCCCTGCACCACGCTGACGGAGACGTTGACAAAGCTTACGGAGTCagtgcctgtctgcctgtctgcctgtctgtctgtcagcctctctgtctgcctgtctgcctctctgtctgtctgactgcctgtctgcctgcctctctgtctgtctgtctgcccctctgtctgtctgactgcctgtctgcctgcctctctgcctgtctgcctgcctctctgtctgtctgtctgcctgcctctctctctgtctgtctgtctgcccctctgtctgtctgactgcctgtctgcctgcctctctgtctgtctgtctgcccctctgtctgtctgactgcctgtctgcctgcctctctgtctgtctgtctgcccctctgtctgtctgtctgcctgcctctctgtctgtctgtctgcctgcctctctgtctgtctgtctgcccctctgtctgtctgactgcctgtctgcctgcctctctgtctgtctgtctgcccctctgtctgtctgactgcctgtctgcctgtctgcctgcctctctgtctgtctgcccctctgtctgtcagcctctctgcctgtctgtctgcctctctgcctgtctgcctgcctctctgtctgtctgcccctctgtctgtcagcctctctgcctgtctgtctgcctctctgtctgtctgtctgcccctctgtctgtctgactgcctgtctgcctgcctctctgtctgtctgtctgcccctctgtctgtctgtctgtctgcccctctgcctgtctgtctgcctctctgcctgtctgtcttcctctctgcctgtctgcctgcccctctgtctgcctctctgtctgtctgtctgcccctctgcctgcccctctgtctgtctgtctgactgtctgtctgcctgcctctctgcctgtctgtctgcctctctgcctgtctgcctgcctctctgtctgtctgtctgtctgcccctctgtctgtctgcctctctgtctgtctgtctgcccctctgtctgtctgtctgactgcctgtctgcctgcctctctgcctgtctgcctgcctctctgtctgtctgtctgcccctctgtctgtctgcccctctgtctgtctgactgcctgtctgcctgcctctctgtctgtctgactgcctgtctgtctgcctctctgcctgtctgtctgcctctctgcctgtctgcctgcctctctgtctgtctgactgcctgtctgtctgtccctctgtctgtctgaccccAGGTTGAAACATATTCAGTATTTCAGAAGCAGAAAGTCAGAAGTCATGAAACTGTGTGAAACTCAGCAGATCAAACGGTTCATTCTTGCCTTGGAAACCTTGAGGGGTTGAcaagctttttctggagctttcaactgcatctcatggtCCTCCTCATGGAGGGAGAGGACTCATCCTGTCACATGACCAAGGTTCCAGGTTCAAGTGGCGACAACTGAACCGTCTCCATCTGCTGGTGGAAGACCGTGATGCAGGGtcaaaagctctggaaaaagctggTAAGTGGAAGTTGAAGTGGTTCAAATAGTTTTGTGTTGTCTTCAGATCCTCCTGGACTCCAGCCGCGCTGCTCCGACGACCAATAACAACACAGAGGGGGCGCTCAGTCCGGAGAGGGTGGAGCAGGTACAGTCAGTGTTTAATACACCCGATCGACCAGTTAGCCGGCTGTCTTTCAGTCACCGTGGTAACCAGGCAGACCAGTAAAGTCAGATCTGATCGATCGATCCCGGcctcctgtgtgtctctgcagctgttgtATCTGGGTTTCGAGAGGGAGGTGTCTGAAGCAGCCCTCAGATTGACGGGTGGAGACGTCCAATCAGCgactcagctgctgctggacaacCAGGGCGTCCTCTCACCGGAGCTCCTGTCTATGTCCCcgccctccacctcctccccctccccctcctctgagGAGCCCAGCACCTCCTCCAACTCCACAGGTAGGACAGCAGACACCAGTACACTTGAGTCTGAGTCTTCAGACGGGGTGAACAtgacgaggaggaggggagTAAAACCTTCACTGGGCTCGTCGGTAATTTGACTCTTAgatctcagaatcagaaatactttattgatccccggggggaaattaaCTATCTGGACGACGTCTGTAACAGACATGGAGACATCCAGCAGGACGGAGACTAAAGCCTCCTCAGGGAGGCGCCAGAGAGCTGAAggggaggcaaagatactgcaggaggtgaatgagaggcaaaaatCGCACTCCTCAGAGTCAGATCAGGACACTCATGTTGAATCATTCACTTCCAGAGGAGGTCATCATCTGTGACGTCCATCAGAATGAACCTCCAGACatccactcagacatcagagagacgctgcagaacctgcctgagaatcctgctgtttttaagtttttcaaaTAATCAATCAAAATTCCCTCCTTTGTTCTCAGCGGACAACGAGTTGGTGAACGAGGTGTTGGAGGACATCTCTCGTCACGAGGAGGATTACCTCGACCTGACCCTGGACGAGGAGAGCGAGCTCATCGCCACCATGAAGACCTACCTGAACCGAGGGCCCACACACACCGTGtgacacgcgcacacacacacacacacacacacacacacacacacacagtgctttaCTTACCCTCTGTTGGCTATTTAAAGcagtaaatgttattttctgccGTGATTTCAGTCATAAAGTTAAAGACCTGCACAGTGGCATGACATCAAACCATGAGACACACTTCACATGAACCACCACAGTCTGATTTCACCTCCGAAACAATGAGATCTCCTCTTTATCAAAGATCACTGCTGGAGAAATTCATCCTGAGTTTTATTTGTAGTTCATCAGCAATAATTCATCTGAGCTAAAAGGGTATTTTGATGGTGCCAAACTGTCTTCTACTGAAAAATTGAAAGTTGTTGCACCACATCaggtaaaatgttaaattagtGACACTAAAAGGTTCATTTAAACCTCCTTTATTGAAGAGTTTTTGTTCTAATGTGACAGATGTTCAGTTGTCATGTTCAGGAAGATATATTTTAAACTATAATCACTGACTCAGCGTCtgctgttattattgttttccCTCCAAATGGATTCATATTGTTTTCTGAATTTAATCGGTGGTTGTTGATGACAACATTGTATGATTTTTTAGATAAACCAAAGGGAcgtgttgttttttaaagagctgctgctctgaagTGATTTTGGTTCAggaaattgttttttattagaagcgaagttgtgttttatgtttgtgacATAAACTCATTTGAAGTTgataatttttatttaaataaattcCATGTTAATGTTGACTTCCATGTTGATGAAGCCAATAAAGAAAAGTTTAATTTGGGTTCATttgtctgaaaacacaaagcaggttTATTTAGTGGCCAACAGTCAGATATGATGCCATGTTCCCGACCCCTCTGTCCCGGCCCCCGACCCTCTGTCCCGACCCCTCTGTCCCGGCCCCGACCCCTCTGTCCCGACCCCTCTGTCCTGACCCTCTGTCCCGACCCCTCTGTCCTGACCCCCAGCCCCTCTGTCCCGGGCCCCTCTGTCTCGGCCCCCGACCCCTCTGTCCCGGGCCCCTCTGTCTCGGCCCCCGACCCCTCTGTCTCGGCCCCCGACCCCTCTGTCCCGACCCCTCTGTCCCGACCCCTCTGTCCTGACCCTCTGTCCCGACCCCTCTGTCCCGACCCCTCTGTCCCGGCCCCCGACCCCTCTGTCCCGGGCCCCTCTGTCTCGGCCCCCGACCCCTCTGTCCCGGGCCCCTCTGTCCCGGCCCCTCTGTCCTGACCCCTCTGTCCCGGGCCCCTCTGTCCCGACCCCTCTGTCCCGGGCCCCTCTGTCCCGGCCCCTCTGTCCTGACCCCTCTGTCCCGGGCCCCTCTGTCCCGACCCCTCTGTCCCGGCCCCCGACCCTCTGTCCCGGCCCCTCTGTCCCGACCCCTCTGTCCCGACCCCTCTGTCCCGGCCCCCAGCCCCTCTGTCCTGACCCTCTGTCCCGGCCCCTCTGTCCTGACCCCTCTGTCCCGGCCCCCAGCCCGTCTGTCCTGACCCCCAACCCCTCTGTCCCGGCCCCTCTGTCCTGACCCCTCTGTCCCGGCCCCCAACCCCTCTGTCCCGGCCCCTCTGTCCTGACCCTCGGCCCCTCTGTCCCGGCCCCTCTGCCCTGACCCTCGGCCCCTCTGTCCCGGCCCCTCTGTCCTGACCCCTCTGTCCTGACCCTCGGCCCCTCTGTCCCGGCCCCTCTGTCCTGACCCCTCTGTCCTGACCCCCAGCCCCTCTGTCCCGGCCCCTCTGCCCTGACCCTCGGCCCCTCTGTCCTGACCCCTCTGCCCTGACCCTCGGCCTCTCTGTCCCGGCCCCTCTGTCCTGACCCCTCTGTCCTGACCCCCAGCCCCTCTGTCCCGACCCCTCTGTCCTGACCCCCAGCCCCTCTGTCCTGACCCTCGGCCCCTCTGTCCCGACCCCTCTGTCCTGGCCCCCCGGCCCCTGTGTCcaatacacttcctgtctgtggctctcagctcacagcccattaGTTCCTTGACGTAAATCtgtaaaaacacctcacaaatatgtagtttaatttaaaggttttaaaactAGTGGGAGCAAatttgttgggaactattttcagcggcggatgaatccacatgtggtgctctagtgagtatttggggccGCAGGACGGTGTGTATGGGATGTCATGTCATTGATGTGTTCTTAAAGTCCAACTGgaattaaatgtcatgtttttcaGCAACACATCGGCTCTGTAAACCACTTCCTGTGTCGTCCTTTGACaaaattttatattttctggtTTCATGATGGCGCCCCCTAGTTTCGTTATTTTTGACTACAAAAAGGgactaaatgtgatttgtttttggacaacagtggagctctatggcccagaggaagaagataaatCAGGCTGTGATTCACACTCACCgctgctttgagtctgaacGTGagatgagaaatagaaaatgaataatgtgtgtgtgtaaacggCTGAAGAACTAACCCAGGCTTCAGATGGCTGCTCCTGGATATGAAGCGATGTAAGTGCTGACCAAACTTTAACACCGAGATTTACCAAAAGTCATGCATTTATTAATGTGAACTGTCGGCATTAAATGCTGATGCATTCATAAAGTTATTAAAGCTGCGGGAAACTGAATTTTCTGCTGTAATCTTATTTGTTAAGTTAAAGGACGCGCTcacatttttcaagtctgtctcaTAAACAACAGTCAGGTCCCCACatgaacattgaaacaggttttgcttgctgttaTTCCTCCTGTTCATCCCGGACATTAAGAGAGCTCCTCTGTCAATGtaagagatggaggacaaagTCCACCGTCCTCGTTTTGggcaaaaatacattcaaagtttatctgaagtttGTCTGAGGCCTCGTCTGAAGTTACGGCCTTTTTAGTACGAAATCCTCTCTTTCCTCAAAACTATGTGTTGATGACTCATCTTGAACTCGGGGCGTTACATAAATATGTTCAGTCTGATGAGGTGACGTCACATGAGGGGTCATTCCCCTCATGAAACGGCAGCAGAGTGACATcatagtaagtaagtaatatACGTACCATCCAGACCTGTATCTTTCCACAGCCCTAATGTTTCCACCTCAGAGCCAAAGAGTCAAACTGAAGAGGAGAACCTCAAAGTTTACTTCATATACAGACATTCAGGAACGCAGTTTTAATCCTcagcaataaaagaaaaaatatttgatcGTATTTTTCTATTGAGCGATCAGAGGAcgcacaaaacaacacacacacacggagagggTTTGATAAAAAACCAGTTTCCTTATTTTAGTctggatttatttattgtacatgATTACAGTGGTGATAGAAGTCACTGGAGAGGGCGTCGGGGGGGTCAGAGGTGAGGGTTTAGAAGTAGTTGACGACCCTGCGGATGGACTGGATGTTGGGGTTCTGGGCCTGCCACTCGTTATGGCTGCAGTAGTCTCCGCGCTCCACGATGTACATGCGGCCGCGGAAGTTGGGCTCCTCGTACATCACCCAGCTGCCGATGGAGAGAAGAACACAGGCGACTGAAATCCTGCTCTTTCTATTATCCACTCATCTGCTGCtcatttttattgattaatcacttatttgtttggtctgtaaaatgtcagaaaatagaaaaatgtccatcacaatgtCCCACAATCCAAGTTGACATATttacatgtcttgttttgtccaacagcgcccccccccccccccaaagatattcagtttactatcatgcatgagaaagaaaagcagcaaattctcacatttgagaaccttgaaccatcaaatgtttgaattacttgattcattcattgttaTGTGTGAGTGCTGAACTCACGCTCCGTCTCCGTAGACCTTGAGGGAGTTGATGCAGTTCTTGGAGAATCCGCGGCTCTGCAGGAAGGGACAGTCGTCGCAGATCTCCACACACTGACCGGAGAAGTTACAGGCCTCGAACAGCTCGATGCGGTAGTGCTCTCCATGCTGACAGACGGACAGAACACGGATGAAGTTTACATCCTCCTGTTGGGGTTACTGTGACTGACTAGTTAGCAGCAGCTACGTCTACTATACTACGTCTATTACAAGAAATCTAGACGTCGGCAACTTTTGACTTCTGGATTCGGCCGAGGACGAGAAACTCAGCTGCCTGTTTTGGGGGCGTAATGGAGCCAAATCTAATCGAAATAAAAGCCTAAATCTAAAGGAGggtctctgtctgctgttcagtCCCTTTTAAGTCAGAACCATCAGacctgcagcaggaagctcCTCCGCTCACAGTGGACCAAAACTTTTCATGACTTAATTCACCCGTCCATATTCTGATGCTTATCTGTGTCCAGGTCGCGTTAATTGaatggattattatcattaggaattattgttataaatgaagtacaataataaatcattctcggctgtttgtttttcatcatgcTTTCATATTTTGGCTGCTATGGTCATGAAACAGGTAATAGATTACATTCAAAAGTCTTAACTTTAAATGTTGTCATAATCATTAGGACTCATCGTCTGTGAATGTcgagtgaaagaaagacaaacttgTCATGAAGTGAAacctgccacctgctggtggcaATCGAGCTTAAATATGACAGAATAAAACCCCCTCAGAGGTGTTCACCATGCGGATGGGCTTGCAGGATCCCATGTGGTCGTTGTGGGAGTTCCACCTCTGGAATTCGGGGTACTCTCCGTGCTCCAGGATGTACTGCTGGCCCTTGAAGTCGGGGTGGTCGTAGCAGATCCAGGCTCCGCTCTCCACACGGATAGAGTTCACCCTGGAAATACTCAAAGTGTAAGAATTACAGTGTCCAGGTCTTTGTTTAGCTCAGAGGCcgagagaaccaggcctttagGGAGACTCAACACTTCTCAATACTTTTGTATAAGAGAGGATGAACACATTATGTTGTGAGCTTTAAGGAACCAGTTTCTCATGATCATGAATCATCCACGACGGCCCACAGTGAGTTTCCTCTGGACTGAAGTTTTCTCAACGTCAGAAAACGTCACGCT
The window above is part of the Enoplosus armatus isolate fEnoArm2 chromosome 21 unlocalized genomic scaffold, fEnoArm2.hap1 SUPER_21_unloc_1, whole genome shotgun sequence genome. Proteins encoded here:
- the LOC139307167 gene encoding gamma-crystallin N-B encodes the protein MSQYSGKITFYEGKCFTGRKLEVRGDCDNFQDRGFMNRVNSIRVESGAWICYDHPDFKGQQYILEHGEYPEFQRWNSHNDHMGSCKPIRMHGEHYRIELFEACNFSGQCVEICDDCPFLQSRGFSKNCINSLKVYGDGAWVMYEEPNFRGRMYIVERGDYCSHNEWQAQNPNIQSIRRVVNYF